One genomic region from Leptolyngbyaceae cyanobacterium JSC-12 encodes:
- a CDS encoding fructose-2,6-bisphosphatase (IMG reference gene:2510094470~PFAM: Phosphoglycerate mutase family), with product MVTRVILVRHGESTFNVERRVQGFLDESTLTAAGQAGARKVGAALSEIAFDAVYSSPLRRAKDTAEIILSCLKQTPKSPFQTIDALKEINLMLWEGMLFKDVAQKYPDEFEQWSNRPHELRMVVPTEDGTRDYFPVLDLYERAKRFWQDFLPNHVDKTVLLVAHSGINRALISTAIGLEPTGYQTVHQSNCGISVLNFAGGLNDMVQIESLNQTAHLGEPLPKPKKNYDGPRLLLVRHGETEWNRQKRFQGQIDVPLNDNGRSQSGQAAEYLKQIPIRYAVTSPMLRPKETAEIILQYHPDVQLELEENLREISHGLWEGKLESEIESEFPGELQRWQTTPETVQMPAGENLQQVWERAIAAWDAIVEAAVNRPEPGITLVVAHDAINKAILCYVLGLGPANFWNFKQGNGAVSVIDYAGANSQPVLTCMNSTAHLDGGVLDKTAAGAL from the coding sequence ATGGTTACTCGTGTCATTCTGGTTCGCCATGGTGAGAGCACCTTCAATGTGGAACGCCGTGTGCAAGGTTTTTTGGATGAATCAACTCTGACTGCTGCTGGGCAAGCTGGTGCTCGTAAAGTGGGGGCTGCTCTCAGCGAAATTGCGTTTGATGCCGTTTACAGCAGCCCCCTGCGGCGAGCCAAAGACACTGCGGAAATCATCCTATCTTGCCTGAAGCAAACACCCAAAAGCCCCTTTCAGACGATAGATGCATTGAAAGAAATTAATTTAATGCTGTGGGAGGGGATGCTATTCAAAGATGTGGCGCAGAAATACCCAGACGAGTTTGAGCAGTGGAGCAACCGCCCCCACGAATTACGGATGGTTGTTCCAACAGAAGATGGGACACGTGATTATTTTCCAGTGCTGGACCTGTATGAACGGGCAAAACGTTTCTGGCAGGATTTTTTACCCAACCATGTTGATAAAACCGTATTACTGGTGGCTCATAGCGGTATTAATCGGGCATTAATCAGCACGGCGATTGGGCTAGAACCAACAGGCTATCAAACTGTTCATCAATCCAATTGCGGTATTAGTGTGCTGAATTTTGCGGGTGGTCTGAATGATATGGTGCAGATTGAGTCACTTAACCAAACTGCCCATTTAGGTGAACCATTGCCCAAACCCAAGAAAAATTACGACGGTCCACGCTTGCTGCTGGTGCGGCATGGTGAAACTGAATGGAATCGGCAAAAGCGCTTCCAGGGACAAATTGATGTGCCGTTGAATGACAATGGGCGATCGCAATCTGGGCAGGCAGCCGAATATTTGAAGCAGATTCCAATTCGTTATGCAGTTACCAGCCCAATGCTCCGCCCTAAGGAAACTGCAGAAATTATCCTGCAATACCATCCGGATGTGCAGCTAGAGCTTGAGGAGAATCTACGAGAAATTAGTCACGGCTTGTGGGAAGGCAAATTGGAATCTGAAATTGAGTCAGAGTTTCCGGGAGAACTGCAACGCTGGCAAACTACCCCTGAAACGGTGCAAATGCCAGCAGGCGAAAACCTGCAACAGGTCTGGGAACGGGCGATCGCGGCCTGGGATGCGATTGTTGAGGCTGCGGTTAATCGTCCAGAACCTGGAATCACGCTAGTGGTAGCACACGATGCGATTAACAAAGCGATTCTTTGCTACGTCCTGGGTTTAGGTCCAGCAAACTTTTGGAACTTCAAGCAGGGCAACGGTGCCGTCAGCGTCATTGACTATGCCGGAGCCAATAGCCAGCCCGTTCTCACCTGCATGAACAGCACTGCCCATTTGGATGGTGGAGTACTGGATAAAACAGCTGCTGGGGCACTTTAG
- a CDS encoding putative metal-dependent membrane protease (IMG reference gene:2510094471~PFAM: CAAX amino terminal protease family), with protein MTIKRLILIVLTAVAIVLIGLDLWDSFSQPQIQSRLELYQTNLVLQVTELRSPDAGTTSAATAIVGNEPLKAALEQYDDVREQAQKNLEKSLARTKSETRSLPPDEARQLQATQHQLEQLIAELDLNRGILQTQQEQVDTALKIWTSISEQAGTLSLPANLSQTADVLIGLWSVPPQLLPDAEPALKKNLDGWFENRALARLYELQQRQNALQELELTQQEAAERAFQSLALIAGVPIFGCLIGAGILLFLIGQWLVQRKQALLSAETMDGWLTPWDGETIWQVLIFGFFLVGQIILPIVFSILRQTSLFAIASTNEWGRAALILLNYLLLAMGGLGILYVSIEPFLPLPEGWFRINLKGNWFWWGLGGYFAALPLVILVSLINQQIWQGQGGSNPILPIALEEKNNLALFIFFSTAAIAAPIFEEILFRGFLLASLTRYVSIWGAIALSSLIFAIAHLSLSEVLPLTVLGMVLGFVYVRSRNLLACMLLHSLWNSGTLISLIVLGAGQN; from the coding sequence ATGACGATTAAACGGTTGATTCTGATAGTCCTCACGGCGGTTGCGATCGTACTTATTGGTCTAGATTTGTGGGATAGCTTCAGTCAGCCACAAATTCAAAGTCGGCTTGAACTGTATCAAACCAACTTGGTGCTGCAAGTGACAGAATTGCGATCGCCAGATGCAGGGACAACCTCGGCAGCAACGGCGATCGTGGGTAACGAACCTCTGAAGGCAGCCCTGGAACAATACGACGATGTGCGAGAACAAGCGCAGAAAAATTTGGAAAAATCTCTGGCTCGAACAAAATCGGAAACGCGATCGCTCCCACCCGATGAAGCCAGGCAATTGCAAGCCACTCAACACCAATTAGAGCAATTAATTGCCGAGCTGGACTTGAATCGGGGCATTTTGCAAACTCAGCAGGAGCAAGTTGATACGGCCTTAAAAATCTGGACATCTATCAGTGAACAGGCGGGGACTCTGAGTTTACCAGCCAATCTCAGCCAAACAGCAGACGTATTAATTGGCTTGTGGAGCGTGCCTCCCCAACTGTTGCCAGATGCAGAACCTGCTTTAAAGAAGAATCTAGATGGCTGGTTTGAGAATCGTGCCCTGGCGCGGCTGTATGAGTTGCAACAACGGCAAAACGCTTTACAAGAGCTGGAACTCACTCAGCAGGAAGCGGCTGAACGGGCGTTTCAAAGTTTGGCGTTGATTGCTGGAGTGCCAATATTCGGTTGCTTGATTGGTGCTGGCATTTTGCTATTTCTGATTGGTCAATGGCTGGTGCAGCGCAAACAGGCATTGCTATCTGCAGAAACGATGGATGGATGGCTTACGCCTTGGGATGGCGAAACAATCTGGCAGGTACTAATCTTTGGCTTCTTTTTAGTGGGGCAAATCATTCTGCCAATTGTGTTTAGTATCCTGCGCCAGACTAGTCTCTTTGCGATCGCAAGTACAAACGAATGGGGACGAGCCGCTTTAATTCTGCTCAATTACTTATTGCTGGCAATGGGCGGACTAGGCATTTTATATGTGTCAATCGAGCCGTTTTTGCCCCTACCGGAAGGTTGGTTCCGCATTAACCTTAAAGGCAACTGGTTTTGGTGGGGGTTGGGCGGCTATTTTGCAGCACTGCCGTTGGTCATTCTAGTTTCATTAATCAATCAGCAAATCTGGCAAGGGCAGGGAGGCAGTAATCCGATTTTGCCGATCGCGCTGGAAGAAAAAAACAATCTTGCGTTGTTCATCTTCTTCAGTACTGCCGCAATCGCCGCCCCGATTTTTGAAGAAATTTTGTTTCGAGGCTTCTTGCTGGCATCACTCACCCGCTACGTATCGATTTGGGGGGCGATCGCCCTCAGCAGTCTAATCTTTGCCATCGCTCACCTGAGCCTATCCGAAGTGTTGCCCCTGACTGTATTGGGAATGGTGCTGGGGTTTGTCTACGTGCGATCGCGCAACCTACTTGCCTGTATGTTGCTGCATAGCCTCTGGAACAGCGGCACGTTAATTAGTTTGATAGTGTTAGGTGCAGGGCAGAATTAG
- a CDS encoding signal peptidase I (IMG reference gene:2510094472~PFAM: Peptidase S24-like~TIGRFAM: signal peptidase I, bacterial type) → MSQVNKPEPDDDKKSSQSARENAWVEILKTLGLSAVLAFGIRTFVAEARYIPSRSMVPTLQVNDRLIVDKVSYHFKNPQRGDIVVFMPPDEAGVVCTGPRNPGSSPSSSKDAYIKRIIALPGEKFEIRQGQVYVNDQPLRENYLDDVPEYQYGPRIVAENSYLVLGDNRNNSCDSRYWGFVPRENIIGRAVARFWPLDRLGGITPEPEYGK, encoded by the coding sequence ATGTCGCAAGTCAACAAACCAGAGCCAGACGATGATAAGAAGTCTTCTCAATCCGCCCGCGAAAACGCCTGGGTTGAAATTCTTAAGACGCTTGGGTTGAGTGCCGTCTTAGCGTTTGGTATCCGAACGTTTGTGGCTGAAGCGCGATACATTCCATCTCGGTCAATGGTGCCAACCTTGCAAGTGAACGATCGTTTAATCGTAGATAAAGTCAGTTATCACTTTAAAAACCCGCAGCGTGGGGATATTGTGGTGTTCATGCCACCAGACGAAGCAGGTGTTGTTTGTACAGGACCGCGCAATCCTGGAAGTAGCCCTTCTTCTTCTAAAGATGCTTACATCAAACGCATCATTGCTCTGCCAGGAGAAAAGTTCGAGATCCGGCAAGGTCAGGTTTATGTTAATGATCAGCCTCTGCGGGAGAACTACCTGGATGACGTTCCCGAATATCAGTATGGTCCTCGCATCGTTGCTGAAAATTCCTATCTAGTTTTGGGAGATAATCGCAACAATAGCTGTGACAGCCGCTACTGGGGTTTCGTCCCTCGCGAAAATATTATTGGTCGAGCAGTGGCTCGCTTTTGGCCTTTGGATCGCCTGGGTGGAATTACGCCTGAACCGGAATATGGAAAGTAA
- a CDS encoding dihydroorotase, multifunctional complex type (IMG reference gene:2510094473~PFAM: Amidohydrolase family~TIGRFAM: dihydroorotase, multifunctional complex type) — MTVDSSLVVRQAQILHPNGELREGDVLVENGKIQQIASHVPLPPNSSLREIDATGLILLPGVIDPQVHFREPGLEYKEDLFTASCACARGGVTSFLEMPNTRPLTTTQATLDDKLKRASEKCIVNYGFFIGATAEILPDLLEANPVCGIKIFMGSMHGPLLVDEEPLLDKIFSQGKRLIAVHAENQERIRQRREQFAGIHDPAIHSQIQDNQAALEATQLALKLSKKYQRRLHILHMSTAEEAELMRQDKPAWVTCEVTPQHLLLNTSAYATIGTLAQMNPPLRSPHDNDVLWQALLDGVIDFIATDHAPHTLEEKAQEYPNSPSGMPSVETSLALMLTQAAKGRCTVAQVANWMSTAVAKAYRIPNKGAIAPGYDADLVLVDMNNYFPVRREDILSKCGWSPFEGWNLTGWAKVTIVGGQVAYENGKVNSTVRGCALTFDS, encoded by the coding sequence ATGACAGTTGATTCGTCGTTAGTGGTTCGTCAAGCACAAATTCTTCATCCCAATGGTGAACTGCGAGAAGGAGATGTGCTGGTCGAAAATGGCAAAATTCAGCAGATAGCCTCCCATGTTCCCCTTCCTCCCAACAGCAGCTTAAGAGAAATAGACGCTACTGGATTAATTTTGTTGCCAGGAGTGATTGATCCTCAGGTACATTTTCGTGAACCGGGGCTAGAGTACAAAGAAGATTTGTTTACAGCGAGTTGTGCGTGTGCTAGAGGGGGAGTGACATCGTTTCTGGAAATGCCTAACACCCGCCCCCTGACAACCACCCAGGCAACGTTGGATGACAAACTTAAACGTGCTTCCGAAAAATGCATTGTCAATTATGGTTTCTTTATTGGTGCAACTGCAGAGATACTTCCGGATTTATTAGAGGCAAATCCGGTCTGTGGTATCAAAATTTTTATGGGGTCGATGCATGGACCACTGCTAGTGGATGAAGAACCATTGCTAGACAAAATTTTTTCACAAGGCAAGCGCTTGATTGCTGTTCATGCAGAAAATCAAGAACGCATTCGTCAACGTCGCGAGCAGTTTGCAGGCATTCATGATCCGGCGATTCACTCGCAAATTCAAGACAATCAAGCTGCCCTGGAAGCCACACAACTCGCACTCAAACTGTCCAAAAAATATCAGCGGCGGCTCCACATTTTGCACATGTCCACGGCGGAGGAAGCCGAGTTAATGCGGCAGGATAAACCTGCTTGGGTAACGTGTGAAGTCACGCCGCAACATCTGTTGTTAAATACCAGTGCTTACGCAACGATTGGTACGCTAGCGCAGATGAACCCGCCGCTGCGATCGCCTCATGATAACGATGTGCTGTGGCAGGCCCTGCTGGATGGCGTAATTGATTTCATCGCCACGGACCACGCGCCCCACACCCTGGAAGAAAAAGCCCAGGAGTATCCCAATAGCCCATCGGGAATGCCAAGTGTAGAAACATCATTGGCGCTAATGCTAACCCAGGCAGCCAAGGGACGCTGTACAGTTGCGCAAGTTGCCAACTGGATGTCTACGGCTGTCGCGAAGGCATATCGGATTCCAAACAAGGGTGCGATCGCCCCTGGCTACGATGCCGATCTGGTACTAGTTGATATGAATAACTATTTCCCTGTTAGGCGAGAAGACATTTTATCCAAATGTGGTTGGAGTCCTTTTGAGGGTTGGAATCTGACAGGATGGGCAAAAGTGACAATTGTCGGGGGACAAGTCGCTTATGAAAACGGTAAGGTCAACTCGACCGTGCGAGGCTGTGCGCTCACTTTTGATAGTTGA
- a CDS encoding hypothetical protein (IMG reference gene:2510094474): MLSVSIGDQEAPEVDLASDYDAAKKMSTGMVDAETTQQLVKPQFEVSISDSVVTGAELKSESAGYAEMAKKSILI; this comes from the coding sequence TTGCTCTCAGTCAGTATCGGTGATCAAGAAGCACCTGAAGTGGATTTAGCATCTGACTATGATGCGGCTAAGAAAATGAGTACTGGAATGGTTGATGCTGAAACTACACAGCAGCTAGTCAAACCTCAATTTGAAGTATCAATCTCAGACAGTGTTGTGACTGGAGCCGAACTTAAGAGTGAATCGGCTGGCTATGCTGAAATGGCAAAAAAGTCAATCCTCATTTGA
- a CDS encoding membrane protease FtsH catalytic subunit (IMG reference gene:2510094475~PFAM: FtsH Extracellular; Peptidase family M41; ATPase family associated with various cellular activities (AAA)~TIGRFAM: ATP-dependent metalloprotease FtsH) has protein sequence MPVETNNKMKAPRSRQLGGGLLILFTLLLLLNFVVPSFFGPRTPQIAYSDFVAQVQAGKVSQALITPNRIEFILKPDANADPSQPQRVYSTTPVPIDLDLPKILRDNGVEFGAPPPSNNGWIGTLLSWVAPPLIFFGIWAFLINRQGAGQAALTVGKSKARIYSEGSTGVKFSDVAGVDEAKAELQEIVDFLKNANKYTSLGAKIPKGVLLVGPPGTGKTLLAKAIAGEAGVPFFSISGSEFIELFVGVGASRVRDLFDQAKKQAPCIVFIDELDALGKSRAQGPMFGGNDEREQTLNQLLTEMDGFEANTGVILLAATNRPEVLDPALRRPGRFDRQVVVDRPDKIGREAILKVHARNVKLSNDVDLGAIAIRTPGFVGADLANLVNEAALLAARNGRQAVVMADFAEAIERVIAGLEKKSRVLNDTEKKVVAYHEVGHAIIGTLMPGAGKVEKISIVPRGVGALGYTLQLPEEDRFLMAEDEIRGRIATLLGGRSAEELIFGKVSTGASDDIQKATDLAERSVTLYGMSDQLGPIAFEKQQMQFLDGYQSPRRAVSPKVTEEIDREVKEIVDNAHHIALAILNQNRDLLEETAQELLNKEVLEGDALRDRLKQATSPPEMESWLLSGKLPDNVQLMQTTLA, from the coding sequence ATGCCAGTTGAAACCAATAACAAAATGAAAGCACCTCGCTCCAGACAGCTTGGAGGAGGATTACTAATCTTATTTACGCTACTGTTGCTCCTAAACTTCGTGGTTCCCTCGTTCTTCGGTCCACGAACCCCGCAAATTGCTTATAGCGACTTTGTGGCACAGGTGCAGGCGGGTAAGGTTTCTCAAGCATTGATTACCCCAAACCGCATCGAGTTTATTCTCAAGCCCGATGCAAATGCTGACCCCAGTCAACCTCAGCGGGTTTACAGCACAACTCCTGTTCCAATAGATCTGGATTTGCCTAAAATTCTACGTGACAATGGGGTTGAATTTGGTGCGCCCCCACCTAGTAACAATGGGTGGATTGGCACACTTTTAAGTTGGGTGGCTCCACCGCTCATCTTTTTTGGCATCTGGGCGTTTTTGATCAACCGTCAAGGGGCTGGACAGGCTGCTTTAACCGTTGGCAAGAGCAAAGCTCGCATTTATTCCGAAGGCAGCACGGGGGTGAAGTTTTCGGATGTGGCAGGGGTGGATGAGGCAAAAGCAGAACTGCAAGAGATTGTAGACTTCTTGAAAAATGCCAACAAGTACACTAGCCTCGGTGCCAAAATTCCCAAAGGGGTCCTGCTAGTTGGACCTCCTGGAACGGGGAAAACCTTGCTGGCAAAAGCGATCGCAGGAGAAGCAGGCGTACCCTTCTTCAGCATTTCCGGTTCTGAGTTTATTGAACTGTTTGTTGGGGTCGGTGCCTCTCGTGTCCGAGACTTGTTTGATCAGGCGAAAAAACAAGCCCCTTGCATTGTGTTCATTGATGAACTAGACGCTTTAGGCAAATCTCGTGCTCAAGGTCCTATGTTTGGTGGCAACGATGAGCGGGAACAAACCCTGAACCAGTTGCTAACAGAAATGGATGGATTTGAAGCTAATACGGGTGTGATTTTGCTAGCTGCGACTAACCGCCCAGAAGTGCTTGACCCAGCGCTGCGCCGTCCTGGTCGATTTGATCGGCAAGTGGTAGTTGATCGCCCCGATAAAATTGGGCGGGAAGCCATTCTCAAAGTCCACGCTCGTAATGTGAAACTATCTAATGATGTAGATTTAGGTGCGATCGCTATTCGCACACCTGGATTTGTTGGCGCTGACCTGGCAAACCTGGTGAATGAAGCAGCACTGCTGGCAGCCCGCAACGGTCGGCAAGCGGTGGTAATGGCAGACTTTGCTGAAGCGATTGAACGAGTAATTGCCGGACTGGAAAAGAAATCTCGTGTATTGAATGATACTGAGAAAAAGGTGGTAGCGTATCACGAAGTGGGGCATGCCATCATTGGGACTCTGATGCCAGGAGCCGGAAAAGTTGAAAAAATCTCCATTGTGCCGCGGGGCGTAGGTGCTCTGGGCTACACACTGCAACTACCAGAAGAAGACCGCTTCTTAATGGCAGAAGACGAAATTCGGGGACGAATTGCGACTCTGTTGGGTGGGCGATCGGCTGAGGAACTGATCTTTGGCAAAGTATCTACCGGAGCCAGTGACGACATTCAAAAAGCGACTGACCTGGCAGAACGGTCTGTTACTCTATACGGCATGAGTGATCAACTGGGACCGATCGCCTTTGAGAAACAGCAAATGCAGTTTCTAGACGGTTATCAATCTCCCCGTCGCGCTGTTAGCCCCAAAGTTACCGAGGAGATTGACCGCGAGGTGAAGGAGATTGTGGATAATGCCCATCACATTGCTCTTGCCATCCTGAATCAGAATCGTGACCTTTTGGAAGAAACTGCCCAGGAGTTATTGAACAAGGAAGTGTTGGAAGGAGACGCTCTGCGCGATCGCCTCAAGCAAGCCACCTCTCCACCAGAAATGGAAAGTTGGCTTTTATCTGGGAAACTCCCAGATAATGTTCAACTCATGCAAACAACCCTAGCCTAG
- a CDS encoding hypothetical protein (IMG reference gene:2510094476~PFAM: FecR protein) — translation MRSLTVAIGLLTLKTASLLVLANGYAQQSLPVRVDRGLEVRSLAGQVSRFQKTVSQPARVGDFLRAIGDGLITSKGAKAILFVDTGIGVVDVAENTNLVVQELSFAPDNGRITKLFVSQGQARLRVRPFTHRGSKLEIRTPVGLSGVRGTDFGIAVQPNGKTGLAVTQGQVSSEALGKAVAVNGGFQNFILPNEPPSPPVPLRNDTRLVYSFQRIIQGGIRKVQLNGQVDPVNAVQVNGVPQVTDREGRFKTQLEIFPPPLFQVLVQTPLGKEQRHDLVFR, via the coding sequence ATGAGAAGTCTCACAGTCGCGATTGGACTATTAACGTTGAAAACTGCATCATTGCTAGTGTTGGCAAACGGATATGCCCAACAATCACTGCCAGTGCGGGTTGATCGAGGCTTAGAAGTGCGCAGTTTAGCGGGTCAGGTTAGCCGTTTCCAAAAAACAGTTTCCCAACCTGCGCGAGTAGGTGATTTTTTACGAGCTATAGGCGACGGACTGATTACGAGCAAAGGTGCCAAAGCCATCCTTTTTGTCGATACAGGCATTGGAGTTGTGGATGTGGCTGAAAATACCAACCTGGTCGTTCAAGAATTGTCCTTTGCTCCTGACAATGGACGAATTACTAAATTATTTGTCTCTCAGGGACAGGCTCGCCTCAGAGTCCGCCCCTTTACTCATCGCGGCTCCAAACTAGAAATTCGTACTCCTGTTGGCTTGAGCGGTGTTCGGGGAACTGATTTTGGCATTGCGGTACAACCAAACGGCAAAACAGGATTAGCTGTGACCCAGGGGCAAGTCTCCAGTGAGGCATTAGGTAAAGCAGTGGCGGTAAATGGAGGCTTCCAAAACTTCATATTGCCCAATGAACCACCCTCACCCCCAGTTCCACTTCGCAACGATACGCGCCTAGTTTATTCGTTTCAGCGCATCATTCAGGGAGGCATTCGTAAAGTCCAGTTAAATGGGCAAGTTGATCCAGTCAATGCAGTGCAGGTCAATGGGGTTCCCCAGGTAACTGACCGTGAAGGACGGTTCAAAACCCAGTTAGAGATTTTTCCACCTCCCCTGTTTCAAGTGTTAGTTCAAACACCGTTGGGCAAAGAGCAACGGCATGATTTGGTGTTTCGATAG
- a CDS encoding putative transmembrane sensor domain protein (IMG reference gene:2510094477~PFAM: Histidine kinase-, DNA gyrase B-, and HSP90-like ATPase; CHASE2 domain; His Kinase A (phosphoacceptor) domain): MNWRFRKHGWRFLPGGAIALGVAVLLKLGVFQPLEQIVYQSLLNLRGTYLWDDRLVLVTIDDASIQQIGRFPWSRQQYVELLNVLAKADASVVTLNLVFSESSPEDAALARAMTQYGRVILAQANNGAEFKLSPVATLQTSAIATGHILRTEDSDGITRSIPTSARNVPTLGVATVQAYSLVREKIPIDYLGDRLWINWVSPVRNIPQYSFVDVIRGKFPAQAFRNKIVLVGVTARAIDPLITPYDRNPPASGVHLHATVINNLLQHNSLWLCPRIWLPFLLLVGGPGFNLVLSRYRTHNRILIWLIVCLAWVTLSAFVFRANVWIPVAMPLTLFTATAIAVNISQQLRLNALLQQQIQHLWQTYHADLVTHRFHRSHPTTLRPEDEAISSERVEQLAALAEQFGRSQSTQAAIAHSLPIGLLAADLDGVVWFCNPVAAEWLNVQLGDQLTAHLVPEWLDETQWHISLQTLQQTKLSPILLQRGDRWYELKLEPLIYTSSQLQASEPDGLLLVLTDFTLQKQAEATLENQVNELHRLNQLKDDFLSTVPHELQSPMASIQMAIELLKISKSPESTERYLKILQDECTREVNLINDLLDLQRLEAGTKTFTAEPIVLANWLPTVIEDFYKRAEARQQKFQLELAPQLPVFISDQASLQRVMVELVNNACKYTPPNEEIKVSASSTTTHIELVVSNSGSKISQNELPWIFEKFYRVPQSDPWKRRGTGLGLALVKKLVERLGGSITVSSDSRQTTFIVSLPIAGLLSTNLQQSEI; encoded by the coding sequence ATGAACTGGCGATTCCGTAAGCATGGATGGCGATTTCTGCCAGGAGGAGCGATCGCGCTGGGCGTAGCGGTTCTACTAAAGCTGGGTGTGTTTCAGCCACTTGAGCAGATTGTCTACCAATCCTTACTGAATCTGCGAGGGACTTATCTCTGGGACGATCGCCTGGTTTTAGTCACAATTGATGACGCTAGCATTCAACAGATTGGACGATTTCCCTGGTCGCGCCAGCAATACGTCGAATTGTTGAATGTTTTGGCAAAAGCAGACGCTAGCGTAGTCACCCTGAACTTAGTCTTTTCAGAATCTAGCCCGGAAGATGCGGCACTGGCTCGTGCAATGACCCAGTATGGTCGTGTCATCCTGGCACAAGCCAACAATGGAGCCGAATTCAAGTTATCTCCAGTTGCCACCCTACAAACATCTGCGATCGCAACAGGGCATATCCTTCGAACTGAAGACTCCGATGGCATTACCCGCAGCATTCCGACTTCCGCTCGCAACGTTCCAACCCTGGGAGTAGCAACTGTTCAAGCCTACTCGCTTGTGAGAGAGAAGATCCCAATTGATTATTTAGGCGATCGCTTGTGGATTAATTGGGTCAGCCCTGTACGCAATATTCCGCAATATTCATTCGTGGACGTGATTCGAGGTAAATTTCCGGCTCAAGCCTTTCGAAACAAAATTGTTTTAGTTGGAGTCACGGCTCGAGCAATTGACCCACTTATCACACCTTATGATCGCAACCCACCTGCCAGTGGGGTTCATCTCCATGCAACAGTGATTAACAACTTGCTGCAACATAACTCGTTGTGGTTGTGTCCACGAATCTGGTTGCCGTTTCTGCTGCTGGTGGGAGGTCCAGGATTTAATCTTGTTCTCAGTCGCTATCGTACCCATAACCGGATTCTCATCTGGTTAATTGTCTGCCTCGCCTGGGTCACGCTGAGCGCTTTTGTGTTTCGAGCAAATGTCTGGATTCCAGTAGCAATGCCGCTGACTTTATTTACTGCAACGGCGATCGCCGTCAACATCAGTCAACAACTCCGGCTAAATGCCCTACTCCAGCAGCAAATTCAACACCTCTGGCAAACCTATCATGCAGATCTGGTCACTCACCGCTTCCATCGTTCTCACCCAACCACATTACGACCTGAGGATGAGGCAATTTCTAGTGAAAGAGTTGAACAGTTAGCCGCCTTGGCTGAGCAATTTGGACGATCGCAATCGACCCAAGCCGCGATTGCTCATAGTTTACCAATCGGTCTGCTAGCAGCAGATCTGGATGGAGTGGTTTGGTTTTGCAACCCTGTTGCTGCGGAGTGGTTGAATGTTCAGCTAGGTGACCAACTCACAGCACATTTAGTGCCAGAGTGGTTAGACGAAACCCAGTGGCACATATCCCTGCAAACTCTACAGCAGACGAAACTTTCTCCGATTCTGCTGCAGCGAGGCGATCGCTGGTATGAACTGAAATTAGAGCCATTAATTTACACCTCCTCCCAATTACAAGCCTCTGAACCAGATGGTTTACTCCTGGTTCTCACCGATTTCACACTCCAAAAACAGGCGGAAGCAACGCTAGAAAACCAGGTCAATGAGTTGCATCGCTTGAATCAACTGAAGGATGATTTTTTGAGTACCGTTCCCCATGAATTGCAATCGCCAATGGCAAGTATTCAAATGGCGATCGAATTACTAAAAATTTCCAAATCACCCGAAAGCACTGAGCGTTACCTGAAAATTTTGCAAGACGAGTGCACACGAGAAGTGAATTTGATTAATGACCTGCTCGATTTACAACGATTAGAAGCAGGCACTAAAACGTTCACCGCAGAACCCATTGTTCTGGCTAATTGGTTACCGACTGTAATTGAAGACTTTTATAAACGAGCAGAAGCCCGCCAACAAAAGTTTCAGCTTGAGTTAGCCCCCCAACTTCCTGTTTTCATTTCTGATCAGGCAAGTTTGCAGCGAGTCATGGTGGAATTGGTCAACAATGCCTGCAAATACACTCCTCCTAATGAAGAAATTAAAGTCTCAGCCAGTTCAACCACCACCCATATAGAACTTGTTGTCAGCAATTCGGGCAGCAAAATTTCCCAGAACGAATTGCCATGGATCTTCGAAAAATTTTATCGAGTGCCTCAATCGGATCCGTGGAAGCGAAGGGGAACTGGCTTAGGACTGGCATTGGTTAAAAAATTGGTGGAACGGTTGGGGGGATCGATTACAGTCAGCAGTGATTCTAGACAAACAACTTTCATAGTCTCCCTGCCAATTGCGGGGTTACTATCCACCAATCTTCAGCAATCTGAGATATAA